One genomic segment of Bifidobacterium breve DSM 20213 = JCM 1192 includes these proteins:
- a CDS encoding thiamine-binding protein, which translates to MVLDRNAVTQEVPIDPETGKPYLNTVAAIQVSANGVGSEVSPYVAQAVEVIRESALPQETNALFTNVEGNLDDVLKVAGEAAKKLAEQGYRTSLVLHMDIRPGFTGQLTEKPKLVDEILADKQAK; encoded by the coding sequence ATGGTTCTTGACCGTAATGCCGTTACTCAGGAAGTGCCGATCGACCCGGAAACCGGCAAACCGTACCTCAACACCGTGGCAGCCATCCAGGTGTCGGCCAATGGCGTGGGCTCCGAGGTTTCACCATACGTGGCTCAGGCCGTCGAAGTGATTCGCGAATCCGCCCTGCCGCAGGAAACCAACGCCCTGTTCACCAACGTGGAAGGCAATCTGGACGACGTGCTCAAGGTGGCCGGTGAGGCCGCCAAGAAGCTCGCCGAGCAGGGCTACCGCACTTCTCTGGTGCTGCACATGGATATCCGTCCCGGCTTCACCGGCCAGCTGACCGAAAAGCCCAAGCTGGTGGATGAGATCCTCGCCGACAAGCAGGCGAAATAG
- a CDS encoding MFS transporter: MTAAEQQISGNPAAMESAQARTTVTDQAKVQDIISRVDRAHETPMFHRIVALVAAGMLMDSIDVYIGSAVASSALATHWSTVAQNSTFMSAGFLGLLVGSLLAGFVGDLKGRRVAYQINLLLFGGFTFLGAFAPNMAVLSLCRLGAGLGLGAEIVTGFAMVNEFAPMNRRGHWCAIVSLVANCGVPIAMLLCAWIIPRWSWRPLFVAIGLGAAIIWWLRRDIPESPRWLAVHGRYDEADAIVKQLEANGSELIDAAAKADTSDTRNAGGRSLGICLLVAVVAVAATNVCSYAFTSWVPTILVKRGINLSSSLLTSTAMMLGAPVGCLIGSLLIDRIGRKRTIVPAFLFTGVFGLMYAFQTSTVSAIIVGFLLMMCLYVLMASVVAVYAPELFATKVRFRCVGFANAVAKLLNVLMPMVVGWMLTSLGATSIFVAISAIAIASMLIVGFFGAETAQKSVG, from the coding sequence ATGACTGCTGCTGAACAGCAGATTTCCGGCAATCCCGCGGCTATGGAAAGCGCACAAGCACGTACCACCGTGACGGATCAAGCCAAGGTTCAGGATATTATCTCGCGCGTGGATCGCGCACATGAAACCCCGATGTTCCATCGCATCGTGGCGCTGGTCGCCGCTGGCATGCTGATGGACAGCATCGACGTATATATTGGCAGTGCCGTTGCCTCCAGCGCGTTGGCCACACACTGGTCCACCGTTGCGCAAAATTCCACCTTTATGTCCGCAGGCTTCCTGGGTCTGCTGGTCGGTTCGCTGCTGGCCGGCTTCGTCGGTGACCTGAAGGGCCGCCGCGTGGCTTACCAAATCAACCTGCTGCTGTTTGGCGGCTTCACCTTCCTCGGCGCATTCGCCCCGAACATGGCCGTGCTGTCCCTGTGCCGTCTGGGTGCCGGCCTGGGCCTCGGCGCTGAAATCGTCACCGGCTTCGCCATGGTCAACGAGTTCGCACCGATGAACCGCCGTGGCCACTGGTGCGCGATTGTCTCGCTCGTGGCCAACTGCGGTGTGCCGATCGCTATGCTGCTGTGTGCATGGATCATCCCCCGCTGGTCCTGGCGTCCGCTGTTCGTGGCCATCGGTCTGGGGGCCGCCATCATCTGGTGGCTGCGCCGCGACATCCCCGAATCCCCGCGTTGGCTCGCCGTGCACGGCCGTTACGATGAGGCCGACGCCATCGTCAAGCAGCTTGAGGCCAACGGCTCCGAACTGATCGACGCAGCCGCCAAGGCCGACACCAGCGACACCCGCAACGCCGGCGGCCGTTCGCTCGGCATCTGCCTGCTTGTAGCTGTGGTTGCTGTGGCCGCCACGAACGTGTGCTCCTACGCCTTCACTTCTTGGGTTCCGACGATTCTGGTCAAGCGTGGTATTAACCTGTCCAGCTCGCTGCTCACCTCCACGGCGATGATGCTCGGTGCCCCGGTCGGCTGCCTGATTGGCTCTCTGCTTATCGACCGCATCGGCCGCAAGCGCACGATTGTGCCGGCCTTCCTGTTCACTGGCGTGTTCGGTTTAATGTATGCCTTCCAGACCTCTACCGTGAGCGCAATTATCGTTGGCTTCCTGCTCATGATGTGCCTGTACGTGCTTATGGCTTCCGTGGTGGCTGTGTACGCTCCGGAACTGTTCGCCACCAAGGTTCGCTTCCGTTGCGTCGGCTTCGCGAACGCCGTGGCCAAGCTGCTCAATGTATTGATGCCTATGGTGGTGGGTTGGATGCTTACCTCGCTTGGTGCTACGTCCATCTTTGTGGCCATCAGCGCAATTGCTATTGCATCGATGCTGATTGTCGGCTTCTTTGGCGCGGAGACTGCGCAGAAGTCGGTTGGGTGA
- the serK gene encoding serpin regulatory histidine kinase SerK has product MKALRHRLAELDSGVRNAWLLIAILVVALICTMETMAGLAADSVSAADCLEEFIFVAIVGRMAFRPVTGCVAVAVAWIVLCMSPIWMPSGAMLAVLLAVGIAGYADKRLALAVAGIAVVVWMLSRGGVAIPWLDGGSDTMSGSADGAASSSALDGSVADGGAADGGSSSSGSDSAGQSGSDFTGSAYESSGSSAEHRTGQVILGAIALYGVMPVAVLFIGFMLGGMAARWNHERSLARAELAHRRQQERTAQDIHDYVSNDLAYLILRFDKDIADGKTPSEEELRELRSVAMGALDRTHQVIDVIEGRGEAAHSAVTPHDSTVDAVSGIACGITDADCPLAEQIRDVASNGDRRLSELGFEGQTIISGAHGAAGRSGLIAGLLEELYGNIAKHADPEAGYVMTIGIGLDTVRIACIDTARTSSDSDADGSADLSTGTGLNRYRQLLEQQNGALHITTQDAEWTLSAVIPL; this is encoded by the coding sequence ATGAAAGCGTTACGACACCGATTGGCCGAGCTGGATAGCGGTGTTCGCAATGCATGGCTGTTGATTGCCATACTGGTTGTTGCCTTGATATGCACGATGGAAACCATGGCGGGCTTGGCTGCTGACAGTGTCTCGGCGGCGGACTGTCTTGAGGAGTTCATATTCGTTGCCATTGTGGGGCGGATGGCGTTTCGTCCGGTCACCGGATGCGTGGCGGTAGCGGTGGCTTGGATAGTGTTGTGCATGAGTCCGATCTGGATGCCGTCGGGTGCAATGCTCGCCGTGTTATTGGCGGTGGGTATTGCCGGATACGCCGATAAGCGATTGGCGCTGGCGGTTGCCGGCATTGCCGTTGTGGTGTGGATGTTGTCGCGTGGTGGCGTGGCCATTCCTTGGCTTGATGGCGGCTCAGACACGATGAGCGGTTCTGCGGATGGCGCGGCGAGTAGTAGTGCCCTAGACGGTAGTGTTGCTGATGGTGGCGCTGCTGATGGTGGCTCTTCATCCAGTGGGTCTGACAGCGCAGGGCAGTCGGGAAGCGACTTCACCGGAAGCGCCTATGAATCGAGCGGTTCTTCTGCCGAGCATCGCACTGGGCAAGTGATTCTTGGTGCGATTGCCCTCTATGGTGTGATGCCAGTGGCCGTGTTGTTTATTGGCTTCATGCTTGGTGGCATGGCGGCGCGATGGAATCATGAACGCAGCTTGGCTCGAGCGGAGTTGGCTCACCGCCGTCAGCAGGAACGCACAGCTCAGGACATTCACGATTACGTATCCAATGATTTGGCATACCTGATTTTGCGATTCGACAAGGATATTGCCGATGGCAAGACCCCTTCTGAAGAAGAATTACGCGAACTGCGTAGCGTGGCTATGGGCGCATTGGATCGCACGCATCAGGTCATTGATGTTATTGAAGGCAGGGGAGAAGCGGCGCACAGTGCAGTGACTCCGCATGATTCGACCGTTGATGCCGTTTCTGGCATTGCATGTGGCATCACAGACGCTGATTGCCCGCTAGCCGAGCAAATTCGTGATGTTGCGAGCAATGGTGACCGCCGATTATCAGAGCTTGGCTTTGAAGGTCAGACGATTATTTCCGGTGCTCATGGCGCAGCCGGTCGGAGTGGCCTGATCGCCGGGCTGCTGGAGGAACTGTACGGCAACATCGCCAAACATGCCGACCCGGAAGCGGGCTATGTAATGACGATTGGCATCGGACTGGACACCGTCCGCATCGCCTGCATCGACACGGCCCGCACGTCATCGGATTCGGATGCGGATGGCAGTGCGGACCTATCCACCGGTACCGGTCTCAACCGTTACCGACAATTACTAGAACAACAAAACGGCGCCCTGCATATCACCACGCAAGACGCCGAATGGACATTATCAGCAGTTATTCCACTGTGA
- a CDS encoding response regulator transcription factor: MGEARNRNIRIGIVDNDPYALKVFGALIERMSSDFAVIWTCDLGAVAISRCLSPTKRPDVLVTDMSMGDVPGTEVCRAIRTKTPEVGLVGVTSYALASFHDEAARCGAQALVGKTDLNGIALAIRNAAQGLSTNELVLGDEGSGNSLSFMDAATAYAVLEDTSYAHRGALSGKERDTLRMYADGSTTKEIAERLGISVATVATFERRALAKLGARSRAHAISICVKRHEI; the protein is encoded by the coding sequence ATGGGAGAAGCGCGCAACCGCAACATACGCATCGGCATTGTGGACAATGACCCGTATGCGCTGAAAGTGTTCGGCGCGCTAATCGAGCGCATGTCCAGCGATTTTGCCGTGATATGGACCTGCGATTTGGGTGCCGTGGCCATCAGCCGATGCCTGAGCCCCACCAAGCGGCCTGACGTGCTGGTTACGGATATGTCTATGGGCGACGTGCCCGGTACCGAAGTCTGTCGTGCGATTCGTACCAAAACACCCGAGGTTGGGCTGGTGGGTGTCACCTCATACGCGCTCGCGTCATTTCACGACGAGGCGGCTCGCTGCGGGGCGCAGGCCTTAGTTGGTAAAACCGATTTGAACGGCATTGCGCTCGCTATTCGCAATGCAGCCCAAGGATTGTCGACCAATGAGCTGGTACTGGGAGATGAGGGGAGCGGTAATTCGCTGTCCTTCATGGATGCCGCAACCGCCTACGCGGTGCTCGAAGATACGTCATACGCGCACCGTGGCGCGCTTTCCGGCAAAGAACGCGACACCCTGCGTATGTATGCGGATGGGTCGACCACCAAGGAAATCGCCGAGCGATTGGGCATCAGCGTGGCCACTGTGGCGACTTTTGAACGCCGCGCACTCGCCAAACTCGGCGCTCGCAGTCGCGCTCATGCCATATCAATCTGCGTGAAACGGCATGAGATTTAA
- the serU gene encoding serpin-like protein SerU has protein sequence MMHEPIQAKGLTMSEKLMEQYRLRKQRKRRNACIAAIVTVVLVLAVAGGVWWTAGDGSVLVRNMFKPKATPATQPVVDSTAAFAYRTAPEFLAMETGDRDTGNVNYSPASMWMALAIAAQGANGTTRSQLNELLGSGSLADSDYQSLLSSINGQYSGAKSEMSAANSLWIDNDYSPASDYQSTVKKMFEAEVTTLPFDDQAAAKMSDWIAKHTNGSLKPKITLRDREVLSIINTVYADGRWKDPFEEQSTGDGTFHGEAGDAQVPMMHRTFSQMTYSHDEYNTWQRVEIPFDNGGNLAIVLPAEGHFDELAGDAQKLGWAFGTCSSASPGEDAMGCAADSLPGWGVSVNSATVNVMLPRFTIDSMFDSEATIKAFEKLGVTDAFSAGDADFTKMVDTDSHGENLYIGSILQGTRIEVNEAGAKAMSFTKAGADFTSAPVDNIEFTVDRPFLYSYVTPDGIPLFIGAVRNLGGVGGEH, from the coding sequence ATGATGCACGAGCCGATCCAAGCAAAGGGGCTGACCATGAGCGAGAAACTGATGGAACAGTACCGGTTGCGCAAACAACGCAAACGCCGTAACGCTTGTATCGCCGCCATCGTGACAGTAGTGCTTGTCCTTGCCGTCGCCGGCGGCGTATGGTGGACGGCCGGCGATGGCAGCGTACTGGTTCGCAATATGTTCAAGCCGAAGGCCACGCCTGCCACGCAGCCGGTAGTCGACAGCACCGCAGCCTTCGCCTACCGCACCGCACCGGAATTCCTGGCGATGGAAACCGGCGACCGAGACACCGGCAATGTGAACTACTCCCCTGCTTCGATGTGGATGGCGTTGGCCATCGCCGCGCAGGGCGCCAATGGCACGACCCGCTCGCAACTGAATGAGCTGCTGGGCTCCGGTTCGCTGGCCGACAGCGACTACCAATCGCTGCTGAGTTCGATCAACGGGCAATATTCGGGGGCGAAATCCGAGATGAGCGCCGCGAACTCGCTGTGGATCGATAACGACTACTCCCCTGCCAGCGATTACCAATCCACCGTCAAGAAAATGTTCGAGGCCGAAGTCACCACGCTACCGTTCGACGATCAGGCCGCCGCCAAGATGTCCGATTGGATTGCCAAACATACGAATGGTTCGCTCAAGCCGAAGATCACGCTGCGTGACCGTGAAGTCCTGTCCATCATCAACACCGTCTATGCGGATGGCCGCTGGAAGGATCCGTTCGAAGAGCAGTCCACCGGCGACGGCACCTTCCACGGCGAAGCCGGAGATGCTCAGGTGCCGATGATGCACCGGACCTTCAGCCAAATGACTTACAGCCATGATGAGTACAACACTTGGCAGCGGGTGGAGATTCCGTTCGACAACGGCGGCAATCTGGCCATCGTGCTGCCGGCCGAAGGGCATTTCGACGAGCTGGCCGGCGATGCTCAGAAACTCGGATGGGCGTTCGGCACGTGTTCGTCGGCATCCCCTGGCGAGGACGCAATGGGTTGCGCCGCGGACAGTCTGCCCGGATGGGGCGTCTCCGTCAACTCGGCCACGGTGAACGTCATGCTACCGCGATTCACCATCGACAGCATGTTCGACTCGGAAGCCACCATCAAGGCATTCGAAAAACTGGGGGTGACCGATGCGTTCAGTGCAGGCGACGCCGACTTCACCAAGATGGTCGACACCGATTCGCACGGCGAGAATCTGTATATCGGTTCGATTCTGCAAGGCACGCGCATCGAGGTGAACGAGGCCGGCGCCAAGGCCATGTCCTTCACCAAAGCCGGCGCAGACTTCACTAGCGCGCCGGTGGACAACATCGAGTTCACGGTGGATCGCCCATTCCTGTATTCGTACGTCACCCCGGACGGCATACCATTATTCATCGGTGCGGTGCGCAACCTCGGCGGAGTCGGTGGAGAACACTGA
- a CDS encoding LacI family DNA-binding transcriptional regulator: MATMKEIANKAGVSVSTVSLVLNGRDEGRVKSEIADNVRAIATKLGYRSNPLASSLRTGKTHILGFISEEVATTPYAGGMILGAQTAASQFGYMLITVSTDGENSESEEIAALKRYGTDGFLYAKMSNRITHAPSSLAKTPLVLVDATDSLGKIPSVEPDEFQIGYDATTRLVKAGCARIAYVGCSEPMIAQDGRLEGYQAALRDACLDYDDRLVVNVLNNGPALTAVNDLFDAEHPDGFFCFNDARAWYVYECAARRGLTVGKDISVIGVDNHRVFAETLEPMLTTVELPHFEMGYWAVAKLVSIIEGRSMDDVSRPATTAPLPPIDAPIPAKIHCTLIEKASVK; this comes from the coding sequence ATGGCTACGATGAAGGAAATCGCGAACAAGGCGGGGGTTTCCGTCTCTACGGTGTCGCTGGTGCTCAACGGACGCGACGAGGGGCGCGTAAAGTCCGAAATTGCGGACAATGTGCGCGCCATCGCCACCAAGCTCGGCTACCGGTCGAATCCGCTGGCCAGTTCGCTGCGTACAGGCAAGACGCACATCCTCGGTTTCATCAGTGAGGAGGTGGCCACCACCCCGTACGCCGGCGGTATGATTCTGGGCGCGCAGACCGCCGCAAGCCAGTTCGGCTATATGCTCATCACCGTGAGCACCGACGGTGAGAACAGCGAGAGCGAGGAAATCGCCGCACTCAAGCGATACGGCACCGACGGTTTCCTGTACGCCAAGATGTCGAACCGCATCACCCATGCGCCTTCTTCGCTGGCCAAGACGCCACTGGTGTTGGTGGATGCCACCGACTCGCTTGGCAAAATCCCGAGCGTGGAACCGGACGAGTTCCAAATCGGCTACGACGCCACCACCAGATTGGTTAAGGCCGGATGCGCACGTATCGCCTATGTGGGTTGCTCGGAACCGATGATTGCGCAGGATGGTCGTTTGGAAGGCTATCAGGCGGCGCTCAGGGACGCCTGCCTCGACTATGACGATCGTCTGGTCGTCAATGTGCTCAATAACGGGCCGGCACTGACCGCAGTCAACGATTTGTTCGACGCCGAGCATCCGGACGGATTCTTCTGCTTCAACGATGCCCGCGCCTGGTATGTGTACGAATGCGCCGCACGCCGAGGACTCACGGTCGGCAAGGACATCTCCGTGATCGGCGTGGACAACCATCGCGTGTTCGCCGAAACGCTGGAACCGATGCTCACCACTGTGGAACTGCCGCATTTCGAGATGGGCTACTGGGCCGTGGCCAAGCTGGTGTCAATTATCGAAGGACGCTCGATGGACGACGTCTCACGGCCAGCGACCACCGCTCCCCTGCCGCCGATCGACGCGCCGATTCCGGCGAAGATCCACTGCACGCTGATCGAAAAGGCCTCGGTGAAGTAA